The proteins below are encoded in one region of Sminthopsis crassicaudata isolate SCR6 chromosome 1, ASM4859323v1, whole genome shotgun sequence:
- the RAB3D gene encoding ras-related protein Rab-3D isoform X1, with protein sequence MASAGDPHIAQKDAADQNFDYMFKLLIIGNSSVGKTSFLFRYADDSFTSAFVSTVGIDFKVKTVYRNEKRVKLQIWDTAGQERYRTITTAYYRGAMGFLLMYDVSNQESFNAVQDWATQIKTYSWDNAQVILVGNKCDLEDERVVSTEDGKHLADDLGFEFFEASAKDNINVKQVFERLVDIICEKMNESLEAGSGAMGNSKGATLSDGPPAQASSCSC encoded by the exons ATGGCCTCAGCTGGAGACCCCCACATTGCCCAGAAAGATGCTGCTGACCAGAATTTCGACTACATGTTCAAGCTGCTTATCATTGGGAACAGCAGCGTGGGGAAGACCTCCTTCTTGTTCCGATATGCTGATGATTCTTTCACCTCGGCTTTCGTCAGCACGGTGGGCATTGACTTCAAAGTTAAGACTGTCTACCGAAATGAAAAGCGGGTCAAGCTGCAGATCTGG GACACTGCGGGGCAGGAACGCTATCGGACTATCACCACTGCCTATTACCGGGGTGCCATGGGCTTCCTGCTAATGTATGATGTCTCAAACCAGGAATCCTTCAATGCTGTCCAGGACTG gGCCACACAGATTAAGACATACTCCTGGGATAATGCCCAGGTCATCCTCGTTGGGAACAAGTGTGATTTGGAAGATGAGCGGGTCGTGTCCACAGAAGATGGCAAGCACCTCGCTGATGACCTAG GTTTTGAGTTCTTTGAAGCCAGTGCCAAGGACAACATCAACGTGAAGCAGGTATTTGAGCGCCTGGTGGACATCATCTGTGAGAAGATGAACGAGAGCTTGGAAGCGGGGTCGGGAGCCATGGGCAACAGCAAGGGCGCGACGCTCAGCGATGGGCCCCCTGCCCAGGCCAGCAGCTGCAGCTGCTAA
- the RAB3D gene encoding ras-related protein Rab-3D isoform X2: MMASAGDPHIAQKDAADQNFDYMFKLLIIGNSSVGKTSFLFRYADDSFTSAFVSTVGIDFKVKTVYRNEKRVKLQIWDTAGQERYRTITTAYYRGAMGFLLMYDVSNQESFNAVQDWATQIKTYSWDNAQVILVGNKCDLEDERVVSTEDGKHLADDLGFEFFEASAKDNINVKQVFERLVDIICEKMNESLEAGSGAMGNSKGATLSDGPPAQASSCSC, from the exons ATG ATGGCCTCAGCTGGAGACCCCCACATTGCCCAGAAAGATGCTGCTGACCAGAATTTCGACTACATGTTCAAGCTGCTTATCATTGGGAACAGCAGCGTGGGGAAGACCTCCTTCTTGTTCCGATATGCTGATGATTCTTTCACCTCGGCTTTCGTCAGCACGGTGGGCATTGACTTCAAAGTTAAGACTGTCTACCGAAATGAAAAGCGGGTCAAGCTGCAGATCTGG GACACTGCGGGGCAGGAACGCTATCGGACTATCACCACTGCCTATTACCGGGGTGCCATGGGCTTCCTGCTAATGTATGATGTCTCAAACCAGGAATCCTTCAATGCTGTCCAGGACTG gGCCACACAGATTAAGACATACTCCTGGGATAATGCCCAGGTCATCCTCGTTGGGAACAAGTGTGATTTGGAAGATGAGCGGGTCGTGTCCACAGAAGATGGCAAGCACCTCGCTGATGACCTAG GTTTTGAGTTCTTTGAAGCCAGTGCCAAGGACAACATCAACGTGAAGCAGGTATTTGAGCGCCTGGTGGACATCATCTGTGAGAAGATGAACGAGAGCTTGGAAGCGGGGTCGGGAGCCATGGGCAACAGCAAGGGCGCGACGCTCAGCGATGGGCCCCCTGCCCAGGCCAGCAGCTGCAGCTGCTAA